A window of Auraticoccus monumenti contains these coding sequences:
- a CDS encoding heavy metal translocating P-type ATPase: MSTPTTARPEALPTTRTREYDLEGMTCSACANRIERKLNKLEGVSAVVNYATERAVLSGPEDGLDDRVVKAVRAAGYDARVVDRDADPDDTSHPDRTRSLRWRIALGALTTVPLGSLTIILALVPELRFPGWEWLAVALATPTVTWGAWPFHRATLRNLRHGATSMDTLVSLGITAAYLWSVVSIVIGPASGPGYWLGYGVTPEGADAIYLEVATAVTTFLLTGRYVEARSRRAASDVLGALNALAATTVRVVRDGVEEVRPVGELRRGDEFSVRPGETVAADGTVVDGTSSVDTSMMTGEPTPTDVVAGSSVLGGTINRSGRLLVRAERVGAGTQLAQMATMAEQAQARKARVQQLVDRVVTVFVPVALGIAAITLVGWLLTGGTAREAFNAAVSVLIIACPCAMGLATPTALMVGVGRAGQLGIVIKGPSALESSGVIDTVVLDKTGTLTTGAMSLVGVHPVGGADRDEVLRLAGAVEQHSEHPIGRAVVAAALEALGRDTGPTPGGAVALPAAEGFTALSGLGAEAVVEGRRALVGNRALLAERGVTVDPATASRLDQAEAAGRTAVLLAVDGAAAGVLELADTVKPSAPEAVARLRALGLRTVLLTGDSRRVAEQVGRELGTDEVVAEVLPADKAAHVERLQAQGRRVAMVGDGINDAAALATADLGMAVVSGTDLAMKSADMILVRSHLGVVADAVSLSRRTLATIRGNLVWAFAYNVAAIPLAAFGLLNPLVAGLAMSLSSLFVVGNSLRLRGYDPSSR, translated from the coding sequence GTGAGCACCCCGACCACGGCCCGCCCGGAGGCGCTGCCCACCACCCGGACCCGCGAGTACGACCTCGAGGGGATGACCTGCTCGGCCTGCGCCAACCGGATCGAGCGCAAGCTGAACAAGCTCGAGGGCGTCAGCGCGGTCGTGAACTACGCCACCGAGCGGGCGGTGCTCAGCGGTCCGGAGGACGGTCTGGACGACCGGGTGGTGAAGGCCGTCCGCGCCGCCGGCTACGACGCCCGGGTGGTGGACCGCGACGCCGACCCCGACGACACCTCCCACCCCGACCGCACCCGCAGCCTGCGCTGGCGGATCGCGCTGGGCGCGCTGACCACCGTCCCGCTGGGCAGCCTCACCATCATCCTGGCGCTGGTGCCCGAGCTGCGCTTCCCGGGCTGGGAGTGGCTGGCGGTGGCGCTGGCCACCCCGACCGTCACCTGGGGGGCCTGGCCCTTCCACCGCGCCACCCTGCGCAACCTGCGCCACGGGGCGACCAGCATGGACACCCTGGTCTCGCTGGGCATCACCGCGGCCTACCTGTGGTCGGTCGTCTCGATCGTCATCGGGCCGGCGTCCGGGCCGGGCTACTGGCTGGGCTACGGCGTCACCCCCGAGGGGGCGGACGCCATCTACCTCGAGGTGGCCACCGCGGTGACCACCTTCCTGCTCACCGGACGCTACGTCGAGGCGCGCTCGCGGCGGGCCGCCTCGGACGTCCTCGGGGCGCTCAACGCCCTGGCCGCCACCACCGTGCGGGTGGTGCGCGACGGCGTCGAGGAGGTCCGCCCGGTCGGCGAGCTGCGGCGCGGGGACGAGTTCTCGGTGCGCCCCGGCGAGACCGTGGCCGCCGACGGCACCGTCGTCGACGGGACGTCCAGCGTGGACACCTCGATGATGACCGGTGAGCCGACCCCCACCGACGTGGTCGCCGGCTCCTCCGTGCTGGGCGGCACCATCAACCGGTCCGGACGCCTGCTGGTGCGGGCCGAGCGGGTCGGCGCCGGCACCCAGCTGGCGCAGATGGCGACCATGGCCGAGCAGGCCCAGGCCCGCAAGGCCCGGGTGCAGCAGCTGGTGGACCGGGTGGTGACGGTCTTCGTGCCCGTCGCCCTGGGGATCGCCGCGATCACCCTGGTGGGCTGGTTGCTGACCGGCGGCACCGCCCGGGAGGCCTTCAACGCCGCGGTGTCGGTGCTGATCATCGCCTGCCCCTGCGCGATGGGGCTGGCCACGCCGACGGCGCTGATGGTGGGCGTCGGCCGGGCCGGGCAGCTGGGGATCGTGATCAAGGGCCCGTCCGCGCTGGAGTCGTCGGGGGTGATCGACACCGTCGTGCTGGACAAGACCGGCACCCTGACCACCGGGGCGATGAGCCTGGTGGGCGTGCACCCCGTCGGCGGTGCGGACCGCGACGAGGTGCTGCGGCTGGCCGGCGCGGTCGAGCAGCACTCCGAGCACCCGATCGGCCGCGCCGTCGTGGCGGCGGCGCTCGAGGCGCTCGGACGCGACACCGGGCCGACTCCCGGCGGTGCCGTCGCGCTGCCGGCCGCCGAGGGCTTCACCGCGCTCAGCGGGCTGGGTGCGGAGGCGGTGGTCGAGGGCCGCCGGGCGCTGGTCGGCAACCGGGCGCTGCTGGCGGAGCGGGGCGTCACCGTCGACCCGGCCACCGCCTCCCGGCTGGACCAGGCCGAGGCCGCGGGCCGGACGGCCGTGCTGCTGGCCGTGGACGGAGCGGCCGCCGGCGTGCTGGAGCTCGCCGACACCGTCAAGCCCTCCGCCCCCGAGGCCGTGGCCCGGCTGCGCGCGCTGGGGCTGCGCACCGTGCTGCTCACCGGTGACTCGCGCCGGGTCGCGGAGCAGGTGGGTCGTGAGCTCGGGACCGACGAGGTGGTGGCCGAGGTGCTGCCGGCCGACAAGGCCGCCCACGTGGAGCGCCTGCAGGCGCAGGGGCGCCGGGTGGCCATGGTGGGCGACGGGATCAACGACGCCGCCGCGCTGGCCACCGCCGACCTGGGGATGGCCGTGGTCAGCGGGACCGACCTGGCGATGAAGTCGGCGGACATGATCCTGGTGCGCTCCCACCTGGGGGTGGTGGCCGATGCCGTCTCCCTGTCCCGGCGGACCCTGGCCACCATCCGGGGCAACCTGGTCTGGGCCTTCGCCTACAACGTGGCCGCCATCCCGCTGGCCGCCTTCGGCCTGCTCAACCCGCTGGTCGCCGGGTTGGCGATGAGCCTGTCCTCGCTGTTCGTGGTGGGGAACAGCCTGCGGCTGCGCGGCTACGACCCGAGCAGCAGGTAG
- a CDS encoding sodium:solute symporter family protein, translating into MEIRLDAQLIDYLLIALYFVFVLGVGWYAKRGVSNSIEFFLSGRSLPAWVTGLAFISANLGAVEVMGMSANGAQYGYPTFHYFWIGAVPAMLFLGVVMMPFYYGSKVRSVPEFMRMRFGTGAHLVNSISFAVAQLLIAGVNLYLLGTIVNRLLGWPLWVGLVVAAAIVLAYITLGGLSAAIYNEVLQFFVIVAALLPLTLIGLHKIGGWQGMLDRVRGDGVGGAEQLNAWPGTQLSGFESPFFSVVGIVLGLGFVLSFGYWTTNFVEVQRAMASKDLTSARMTPIIGAFPKMFIPFIVIIPGMIAAVLVGELAEYKRVYAAQGEAAANATGVTYNDSLLLLMRDVLPNGLLGVAIAGLLAAFMAGMAANISAFNTVVSYDLWQQYVRKDKPDGYYLKVGRWATVAASFIAIFTALIAGNFSNLMDYLQTLFGFFNAPLFATFLLGMFWKRATPTAGWMGLVAGTLSAVFVFVLAETGVISLPGQGAAFVAAATAFVVDIVLMVIVSLMTKPKPVAELKGLVYSETPRADLVDPDEKDLPVWKRPVPMAGLALVLIIILNIAFA; encoded by the coding sequence ATGGAGATCAGGCTGGACGCACAGCTGATCGACTACCTGTTGATCGCGCTGTACTTCGTCTTCGTGCTGGGGGTGGGGTGGTACGCCAAACGGGGCGTCTCCAACTCCATCGAGTTCTTCCTGTCCGGACGCTCGCTGCCTGCGTGGGTGACCGGGCTGGCGTTCATCTCGGCCAACCTCGGCGCGGTCGAGGTGATGGGCATGTCGGCCAACGGCGCCCAGTACGGCTACCCGACCTTCCACTACTTCTGGATCGGCGCCGTCCCGGCCATGCTGTTCCTCGGCGTGGTGATGATGCCCTTCTACTACGGCTCCAAGGTGCGCTCGGTGCCGGAGTTCATGCGGATGCGGTTCGGCACCGGGGCCCACCTGGTGAACTCGATCTCCTTCGCCGTGGCGCAGCTCCTGATCGCCGGTGTGAACCTCTACCTGCTGGGCACCATCGTGAACCGGCTGCTGGGCTGGCCGCTGTGGGTGGGCCTGGTGGTGGCCGCGGCCATCGTGCTGGCCTACATCACCCTCGGCGGGCTGAGCGCGGCGATCTACAACGAGGTCCTGCAGTTCTTCGTCATCGTGGCCGCCCTGCTCCCCCTCACCCTGATCGGCCTGCACAAGATCGGCGGCTGGCAGGGCATGCTCGACCGCGTCCGCGGTGACGGCGTCGGCGGGGCCGAGCAGCTCAACGCCTGGCCGGGCACCCAGCTCTCCGGCTTCGAGAGCCCCTTCTTCAGCGTGGTGGGCATCGTGCTGGGTCTGGGCTTCGTGCTCTCCTTCGGCTACTGGACCACCAACTTCGTCGAGGTCCAGCGGGCGATGGCCTCCAAGGACCTCACCTCGGCCCGGATGACCCCGATCATCGGCGCCTTCCCCAAGATGTTCATCCCCTTCATCGTGATCATCCCCGGCATGATCGCCGCGGTGCTGGTCGGCGAGCTGGCCGAGTACAAGCGGGTCTACGCGGCGCAGGGTGAGGCCGCGGCCAACGCCACCGGCGTCACCTACAACGACTCGCTGCTGCTGCTGATGCGCGACGTCCTGCCCAACGGTCTGCTCGGGGTGGCGATCGCCGGTCTGCTGGCGGCCTTCATGGCCGGCATGGCGGCCAACATCTCCGCCTTCAACACCGTGGTCAGCTACGACCTCTGGCAGCAGTACGTCCGCAAGGACAAGCCGGACGGCTACTACCTCAAGGTCGGTCGCTGGGCCACGGTCGCCGCCTCCTTCATCGCCATCTTCACCGCGCTGATCGCGGGCAACTTCTCCAACCTGATGGACTACCTGCAGACGCTGTTCGGGTTCTTCAACGCCCCGCTCTTCGCCACCTTCCTGCTGGGCATGTTCTGGAAGCGGGCGACCCCGACCGCCGGCTGGATGGGGCTGGTGGCCGGGACCCTGTCCGCGGTGTTCGTCTTCGTCCTCGCCGAGACCGGGGTGATCTCGCTGCCCGGCCAGGGCGCGGCCTTCGTCGCCGCCGCCACGGCCTTCGTGGTGGACATCGTGCTGATGGTGATCGTCTCGCTGATGACCAAGCCCAAGCCGGTGGCCGAGCTGAAGGGTCTGGTGTACTCCGAGACCCCCCGGGCCGACCTGGTCGACCCCGACGAGAAGGACCTGCCGGTGTGGAAGCGGCCGGTGCCGATGGCAGGGCTGGCGCTGGTGCTGATCATCATCCTGAACATCGCCTTCGCCTGA
- a CDS encoding DUF805 domain-containing protein, which produces MTGTPQDPPPSDPPRYEPYQPPAGSGPYDPRARPGWSPSPDGPSSSATPDPYGPSSGPSAYGAGPGQPAYGSNPYEQPGAGYGANPYEQAGAAYGYGTQPQQGPGFTGNPRMQPLYGAGFGQAVGRFFSKYAVFRGRASRSEYLWVVLFTTLVVGALYAVAIPLFSASEAGTSSTDVLTALWGLLFLVVVLAMIVPSIAVAVRRLHDAGYSGGMYCLTFIPYLGPLIVFILCCQPTSPNASRFDA; this is translated from the coding sequence GTGACCGGTACGCCGCAGGACCCGCCTCCCTCCGACCCGCCGCGCTACGAGCCCTACCAGCCGCCCGCCGGGTCGGGTCCGTACGACCCCCGGGCCCGCCCGGGGTGGTCGCCCTCCCCCGACGGCCCGTCGTCCTCGGCGACCCCCGACCCGTACGGCCCGTCGTCCGGACCGTCCGCGTACGGCGCCGGACCCGGGCAGCCGGCGTACGGCTCGAACCCCTACGAGCAGCCCGGCGCAGGCTACGGCGCGAACCCCTACGAGCAGGCCGGCGCGGCCTACGGCTACGGGACGCAGCCCCAGCAAGGACCGGGCTTCACCGGGAACCCGCGGATGCAGCCGCTCTACGGGGCCGGCTTCGGCCAGGCGGTCGGCCGGTTCTTCAGCAAGTACGCCGTCTTCCGCGGACGCGCCAGCCGCAGCGAGTACCTGTGGGTCGTCCTCTTCACCACCCTGGTGGTGGGTGCGCTGTACGCCGTGGCCATCCCGCTGTTCAGCGCCAGCGAGGCGGGGACCTCCTCCACCGACGTGCTCACGGCGCTGTGGGGGCTGCTGTTCCTGGTCGTGGTGCTCGCCATGATCGTCCCCTCGATCGCCGTGGCCGTGCGCCGCCTGCACGACGCCGGCTACTCCGGGGGGATGTACTGCCTCACCTTCATCCCCTACCTCGGTCCGCTGATCGTGTTCATCCTCTGCTGCCAGCCGACCTCGCCGAACGCCTCCCGCTTCGACGCCTGA
- a CDS encoding ABC-F family ATP-binding cassette domain-containing protein — MGHVDLSHVSHHLPDGRVLLSDVSFRVGEGAVVALVGANGAGKTTLVRVVAGDLEPTEGTVIRTGGLGVMRQFIGSIRDETDVRGLLLSLAPERVRTAAAQVDACELALMEDDSESLQMRYATALAEYADAGGYEQEVVFDSCCTTALGVGFERARWRAVSTLSGGEQKRLALEYLLRGPDEVLVLDEPDNYLDVPGKRWLEAQLRATRKTVLMVSHDRELLAESATAIAALELGAAGNTLWVHGGGFASFAAARRERFARFEELRRRWDEEHEKLRALVLMYKIKAANNSDMASRLQAARTRLARFEEEGPPQAVPLEQKVSMRLQGGRTGKRAVVCTDLGLTGLMKPFDAEVWFGDRVGVLGSNGSGKSHFLRLLARGGTLPDAEHRPVGDLEIDPVAHTGAARLGARVRPGWFAQTHHHPELVGRTLLDVLHRGDEHREGLPQEPAARALDRYGLARQAEQRFETLSGGQQARLQILLLELSGATMLLLDEPTDNLDIESAEALESALGRFEGTVLAVTHDRWFARGLDRFLVFGSDGSVYESDEPVWDESRVVRAR, encoded by the coding sequence ATGGGCCACGTCGACCTCTCCCACGTCAGCCACCACCTGCCCGACGGGCGGGTGCTGCTGAGCGACGTCTCGTTCCGGGTGGGGGAGGGGGCGGTGGTGGCGCTGGTCGGGGCCAACGGGGCCGGCAAGACCACCCTGGTGCGGGTCGTGGCCGGCGACCTCGAGCCGACCGAGGGGACCGTCATCCGCACCGGCGGGCTGGGGGTGATGCGCCAGTTCATCGGCTCCATCCGCGACGAGACCGACGTCCGTGGGCTGCTGCTCTCGCTGGCCCCGGAGCGGGTGCGGACGGCGGCCGCGCAGGTCGACGCCTGCGAGCTGGCGCTGATGGAGGACGACTCCGAGAGCCTGCAGATGCGCTACGCGACCGCGCTGGCCGAGTACGCCGACGCCGGGGGCTACGAGCAGGAGGTCGTCTTCGACAGCTGCTGCACCACCGCCCTCGGGGTCGGGTTCGAGCGGGCCCGCTGGCGCGCGGTGAGCACCCTGTCCGGCGGTGAGCAGAAGCGGCTGGCCCTGGAGTACCTGCTCCGCGGCCCGGACGAGGTGCTGGTGCTGGACGAGCCGGACAACTACCTCGACGTCCCGGGCAAGCGGTGGCTGGAGGCGCAGCTCAGGGCCACCCGCAAGACCGTGCTGATGGTCAGCCACGACCGCGAGCTGCTGGCCGAGAGCGCCACCGCGATCGCCGCGCTGGAGCTCGGGGCCGCGGGCAACACGCTGTGGGTGCACGGCGGGGGGTTCGCCTCCTTCGCCGCGGCCCGTCGGGAGCGCTTCGCCCGCTTCGAGGAGCTGCGGCGCCGCTGGGACGAGGAGCACGAGAAGCTCAGGGCCCTGGTGCTGATGTACAAGATCAAGGCGGCCAACAACTCCGACATGGCCAGCCGGCTGCAGGCGGCCCGGACCCGGCTGGCCCGCTTCGAGGAGGAGGGTCCTCCGCAGGCGGTGCCGCTGGAGCAGAAGGTGTCGATGCGGCTGCAGGGCGGACGCACCGGCAAGCGCGCCGTGGTGTGCACCGACCTCGGCCTGACCGGGCTGATGAAGCCGTTCGACGCCGAGGTCTGGTTCGGTGACCGGGTCGGCGTGCTGGGCTCCAACGGCTCGGGCAAGTCGCACTTCCTGCGGCTGCTGGCCCGTGGGGGGACGCTGCCCGACGCCGAGCACCGCCCGGTGGGGGACCTGGAGATCGACCCGGTGGCCCACACCGGCGCGGCCAGGTTGGGGGCGCGGGTGCGACCGGGGTGGTTCGCCCAGACCCACCACCACCCCGAGCTGGTCGGGCGGACCCTGCTGGACGTCCTGCACCGCGGCGACGAGCACCGCGAGGGGCTGCCCCAGGAGCCCGCCGCCCGGGCGCTGGACCGCTACGGCCTGGCCCGTCAGGCCGAGCAGCGCTTCGAGACCCTGTCCGGTGGGCAGCAGGCCCGGTTGCAGATCCTGCTGCTGGAGCTGTCCGGAGCGACCATGCTGCTGCTGGACGAGCCCACCGACAACCTCGACATCGAGTCCGCCGAGGCCCTGGAGAGCGCGCTCGGCCGGTTCGAGGGCACCGTGCTGGCGGTCACCCACGACCGCTGGTTCGCCCGCGGGCTGGACCGGTTCCTGGTGTTCGGCTCCGACGGCTCGGTCTACGAGTCCGACGAGCCGGTCTGGGACGAGAGCCGCGTGGTCCGCGCCCGCTGA
- a CDS encoding cytochrome c oxidase assembly protein, whose product MSPSARARIPWLVALLVTAVAVQAAIGWQYGQPPLLGHEGSDPFTSSWAAGLRLLAAFAGLGTAAALASVVVTARRGTERRGLLGEPALDRLAVARHWALGWTAAALALVPFDAADTNGIAVGVVLPSLSDFLLSVQTTQAWLLTAVVAFLLSCVLPFVRTWRTAAVALVVVVLVHLPPVVTAQVSVGADHDLATDAAIVMTLAVTAWSATALALSAGSRPPTDVLRRYSRIAGLALLVALPARVLVGWFEMAGRPWVSPGYGLSVLVAVGLLVVLGVLWLVRWTRLRRDPSTAPAGLRLDALLLLLLAGVSVVQSQLVPPRFREPQSSQVNFLGYEVPDPPSMLALVLPGRPNLLLVLLAAVMVALYLAGVRRLRRRGDRWPGGRTAAWVIGWAVIAFVSLTQVWQYASTTFSWHMVVHMVFNMATPALLVLAGPLTLLLRARAGARAGQLLSVRDLVNAGLGSRALHVLGHPLVIWVLFVSSFYLLYLTGLFEVAMRYHWSHQLMNVHFILVGTLYYQVVIGIDAPGRPIPHVAKLGYILAAMPFHAFFAVAVLNSAVIGAGYYSGLDLAWGPNLAADQQVGGQLAWGMGELPLLGVTIALLAQWFSSDQRAARRFDRATNAGHDTSLDAYNEMLAELARRDRGEARPAPTAAPRQPPAATADDDAERPTPSGQR is encoded by the coding sequence ATGTCCCCCTCGGCTCGCGCGCGGATCCCCTGGCTGGTCGCCCTGCTGGTCACGGCGGTCGCCGTCCAGGCGGCCATCGGCTGGCAGTACGGTCAGCCGCCGCTGCTCGGGCACGAGGGTTCTGACCCCTTCACCTCCTCCTGGGCGGCCGGTCTGAGGCTGCTGGCGGCCTTCGCCGGCCTGGGCACCGCGGCAGCGCTCGCCTCGGTGGTGGTCACCGCCCGCCGCGGCACCGAGCGGCGCGGGCTGCTCGGTGAGCCGGCGCTGGACCGGCTGGCGGTCGCCCGGCACTGGGCCCTCGGCTGGACCGCCGCCGCGCTGGCGCTGGTGCCCTTCGACGCCGCCGACACCAACGGGATCGCCGTCGGCGTGGTGCTCCCGAGCCTGTCGGACTTCCTGCTCTCGGTGCAGACCACCCAGGCCTGGCTGCTCACCGCGGTGGTGGCCTTCCTGCTGTCCTGCGTGCTGCCCTTCGTGCGGACGTGGCGGACGGCCGCGGTGGCGCTGGTGGTCGTGGTGCTGGTGCACCTGCCCCCCGTGGTGACGGCCCAGGTCTCGGTCGGGGCCGACCACGACCTGGCCACCGACGCCGCCATCGTGATGACCCTGGCGGTGACGGCCTGGTCGGCCACCGCCCTGGCCCTCTCCGCCGGCTCCCGGCCGCCCACCGACGTGCTGCGGCGCTACTCCCGCATCGCGGGGCTGGCCCTGCTGGTCGCCCTGCCCGCCCGGGTGCTGGTGGGGTGGTTCGAGATGGCCGGCCGGCCGTGGGTGAGCCCGGGCTACGGCCTCTCGGTGCTGGTCGCGGTCGGTCTCCTGGTCGTGCTCGGGGTGCTCTGGCTGGTGCGCTGGACCCGGCTGCGACGGGACCCGTCGACCGCACCGGCCGGGCTGCGCCTGGACGCGCTGCTGCTGCTCCTGCTGGCCGGGGTGTCGGTGGTGCAGTCCCAGCTGGTGCCGCCCCGCTTCCGCGAGCCGCAGAGCTCCCAGGTCAACTTCCTCGGCTACGAGGTGCCGGACCCGCCGAGCATGCTGGCCCTGGTGCTGCCCGGGCGCCCGAACCTGCTGCTGGTGCTGCTCGCCGCGGTGATGGTGGCGCTGTACCTGGCCGGGGTGCGCCGGCTGCGGCGGCGTGGCGACCGCTGGCCCGGTGGGCGGACGGCGGCCTGGGTGATCGGCTGGGCGGTCATCGCCTTCGTCTCCCTGACCCAGGTCTGGCAGTACGCCAGCACCACCTTCAGCTGGCACATGGTCGTGCACATGGTGTTCAACATGGCCACGCCCGCCCTGCTGGTGCTGGCCGGCCCGCTGACCCTGCTGCTGCGGGCCCGCGCCGGTGCCCGCGCCGGGCAGCTGCTCTCAGTCCGCGACCTGGTGAACGCCGGGCTGGGCTCGCGGGCCCTGCACGTGCTGGGGCACCCGCTGGTGATCTGGGTCCTGTTCGTCAGCTCCTTCTACCTGCTCTACCTCACCGGGCTGTTCGAGGTGGCGATGAGGTACCACTGGTCGCACCAGCTGATGAACGTCCACTTCATCCTCGTCGGCACGCTGTACTACCAGGTGGTGATCGGGATCGACGCCCCCGGCCGACCGATCCCGCACGTGGCCAAGCTGGGCTACATCCTGGCGGCGATGCCGTTCCACGCCTTCTTCGCCGTGGCGGTGCTCAACAGCGCGGTGATCGGGGCGGGCTACTACTCCGGGCTGGACCTGGCCTGGGGGCCGAACCTGGCCGCGGACCAGCAGGTGGGCGGCCAGCTGGCCTGGGGCATGGGCGAGCTGCCGCTGCTGGGGGTCACCATCGCGCTGCTCGCGCAGTGGTTCTCCTCCGACCAGCGGGCCGCCCGCCGCTTCGACCGCGCCACCAACGCCGGGCACGACACCTCCCTGGACGCCTACAACGAGATGCTGGCCGAGCTGGCCCGGCGCGACCGCGGTGAGGCCCGACCCGCACCGACCGCCGCCCCGCGCCAGCCCCCCGCCGCCACCGCCGACGACGACGCCGAGCGACCCACCCCGAGCGGGCAGCGGTGA